TTGATCAAgcctaaaactatatatatgGTCGAGATACAAAAACTAAAGAGACAAACAGAAATTAACTGTAACTAACAACAATTAGTTATTCTGTTACGAATTACTGGTGTCCAAGCAGATACAACTAAAAAAAACGTAGATACAACTGAAAACAGCAGATTACTGTGAGCTGTCATTTTACTAATTTTTTGATAGGTTGAGGAAAGAAATCACAATCTTCAAGGGAATATATTACTGATCCATCCattacataacatatatatatatatcatatatatctATGTCGTTGTAAGTAATACTGACCAAAAAAGTCATTTCCAAAGCTAGTTAACATTGAATAGTGATATGACTTTGCTAATAAATATCGTTGTACGTGAAAGTATGGAACACGCTACAATTATTAAGATATATACTTTAGTCATTCAACAGTTTTAGCGACTTACATTATTGTTGACGTCGACAAAAAGCTAATTTCCAAACATTATTTGCCAAGAATTTTCCATCTTTCTAGGTTCGACGACTAGCATGACTTTTCGAATATACATTTCAATTATATAAACTAATAATAAATAGCACATGAATATCAGAGACGTGTGTGTGACTAATTGGTCCAGTTTTGGCGACTTACATTGCCGTCAACAGAAATTTAATCAAAGCTAGCTAGCGTTGACTAGCATGACTTTTCTAATAAATATCTGTACActatatgtaaataaattgacTCTGAGAAACCTGGAAAAGAGTCGAAGTGCTTTGAGCACATGATTATCAGTGTGAGATGATAATGGCTTCATATATCTTTTACTCCTTGCTTATCTTAAGTACAGTACTCCCGAAAGAGAGAAGTGCCAGCCAAGATAATGACGGGTGCACAGAAGCTAGATGTGGGGAAAACGAGCCACCAATCAGATTCCCATTCCGACTCGAAGGCAGGCAGCCGCCCCATTGTGGCTTTCCTGGCTTCGATCTCTCTTGTACTAATTCCAGCCAAACCATGCTTGAGCTGCCGAATCTTCGGTTGAAATTACTTGTAACAGAAATAAACTATCAATCGCAGTCATTGTGTACATATAATATTAATCCCTATAGCATCAACAAAGAGAATTTGAAATTCCTCAATCGTTTAGTTTCTCCTTTCCAATTTTATTATGAGAGCAGTATGCTATTGAAATGTTCTTTCAATGATACAGATAACTGGATGTTGGGTCCTCCAATCCCTTTTCTATCTGACTCCGGATATTTTGTTTACGCCGTTAGTATTGAGTACTATACCAATTTCGAGTACTGGGACAGTATAGTTTTGTGCAGCAGGATGTTTAATTTACCAGTCCCATCAGCAATATTCCAACCTAGAGAAACGGTAGACTTGAGCTGGTCGGAACCAGATTGCGAATATTGtgaagctgaaggaaagaaatGCAAACTGACGACGAGGCTGCCTTACTGGAACAATGAAACTGAATGTTTCGACGAAACAAGGAAAGGTACTATTAATGAATACCTTTCTCTCGTAAAACTAACGCAAAACAAGCTTCtctattgatatatatatatatatatatgtatatacattgggggatatattcaatattttatAAGAGTATGTTAGTCCACTTGGTTTTGAGATGGAATATCATGCTTCTTACCATGTATTCTATTCTACTTTTAGACCACTTTACACATTCTAACATGGTATCAAGAGCAAAAAAAAACTCTAACAAGTAAATGTCCGATCCAAATCCAAAATTGGTCCAAAAAAAGAGTCAAAAAGAACCATTTGTGATTGGTGAGCAAAAATAGTCATCATCTTGACAGGGGATGTTAGAGAAAATATCTCACATGTAAAGTGTGtggatatattaaataatttataaaagtaTGTGTTAGTGAACTCATCATTGATTTTAAGATAGAATTTCATGCTTCTTACCATGCACTTTATACTACTTCTAGACCACTTTACACATTTTAACATATATGTATACTACatgattttttattaattttacaggtGGTCATCGGTTCAAATTTCCATCAGTGACCGCAGGTGAGTATTTGTATTATAAATTCTAGAATAATTTTTTACAACATTCCCTTCTGTAACTTTGGTCTGTGAGTATTAATTATTAACATAGTGATACTGATTCTTTGGTAAATTATCTTTAAATATTTTGGCTAATCtttataactaatatatatatatcaataactATGTGTGCAGGTTTTACCATGGGTTCATTTATTATGGTATTGGGATTCCTCGCAACTTTTTATGTCTATCATTTagaaaaaaagaagagagaaaatggaCAAAAAATCGAAAAGTTTTTGGAGGACTACATAGCATTAAAGCCATCAAGATATACCTATGCTGATGTGAAAAATATCACAAATAACTTCAAAGACAAGTTGGGAGAAGGAGCATATGGAACAGTATTTAAAGGGAAGCTTTCCAATGACATCCACGTTGCTGTGAAGATTTTGAACAGTGTCTCAAAGGGAAATGGGGAAGAGTTCATCAACGAAGTGGCCACAATAGGTCAAATTCACCATGTCAATGTGGTCCGATTGGTTGGTTATTGTGCTGATGGATTTAGAAGAGCGTTAGTATACGAATTCTTACCAAATGATTCGCTGGAAAAGTATATTTTAAAACAACGGCCAACAGGCAATGAAAATTATTCACTTAGTTTGGAGAAATTGTTCGACATTGCCTTAGGAACGGCTAAGGGAATTGAGTATCTCCACCAAGGCTGCGATAAACGCATTCTTCATTTTGATATTAAGCCCCATAACATCTTGTTAGACCACAATTTTAAACCAAAGATTGCTGATTTTGGTCTTGCCAAGTTATGTTCAAAGGATCAAAGCATAGTGTCAATGACCACGGCTAGGGGAACTATAGGGTATATTGCACCTGAAGTATTCTCTAGGAACTTTGGAAATGTGTCCTATAAAGCAGACGTTTATAGTTTTGGAATGTTGTTGCTCGAAATTGTAGGAGGCAGAAAAAATGATAACATGAACGAAATTTACTATCCAGAATGGATTTTTAATCTTTTAAATGAAGGACGAGATCTTCGAATCTATATTGATGAAGTAGGAGATGGCATGATTGCAAAAAAACTCGCAATTATTGGACTTCAGTGCATTCAGTGGCACCCAATAGATCGCCCAACTATGAAAGTTGTGGTTCAAATGTTGGAAGGAAATGAAGAACTAAGTATGCCACCTAATCCATTTTCAACTTCAGATTCATCCAAGACAAATACCAAGATGCCCAAGAGATTTATGACAACCTTAGAATTAGAAACTATAGCCGAATGAGCATGAGTATTTTATTTTCCTCGTGTGAATTAATTTGCATGTGACTGTTGTCTATTACCTATATATTCTATCAACATATATTTAGAAAgcattataaattaattaatttggattatctttttaaagaattaattttcttagtagttttattttactttatgtTATGTATAAAATTCGTATAATTCTTCTATTGTCATATAtacaaatttatattaatatttttttaactttatatatatatatattgtaatatttttttcgTAATATTATATTGTATAAATGTCAAATAATTACCGAACAACAATGTCGTACGTAAGAATTAtcatcattttaaaaaaaattatatgattttttttttaattttgtaaataatatctttaaaaaatattaatttacaaAACACTTATTATTTCTCATTGGACTCCGAGAATGTTATTAGTCTACTTGGCGTGTTTGAACTTTGAAATATGGAGGTTGATGAAAAATAACGGAAAGAGCTCTCcctccaaatcccaaaaaatgAGTCCCTCCAAAAATGAGAAAATTGTAATATAAGactaaaaatgaataaaattacaTGAATACCCTCTCACtaatttaaacatatatattttataatatttaatattaaattttctaTCTATCTTTCCCACTTTCCTCTTAATACCAAACAACCGAGAGGAACGGAAAGAAGTCATCATCTTCATCTTTTTTAAACTCTCTCTCCATCTATATCTCCTTCCTTCCTGCCAAGCATAGcctaaatatttagtcttgtatgaaatattattataataataataatatttgaatacaTATTTGTTGATTTATaaaattggccaatggtcgtatgtacgatatacgacacattttgaacgacataaatgtaaatatataacAGAGTActaatatctaaacaaaacacacaaaaatttatagtggttcagccatgttctgatgaacaataataacctactccacttagtatttagtattgaattactgaGATCGACAATTACAACGATAATTCAGAGAAAAACTAGCACTTCTTAATTGAACGAAGTTGGCCCCAAAAGAAGAGTCTAAAAGTCCACCCCCTTGAAATGAAGCCTCGGgtcatttatttatagtacccaggggttgttacatgatcaataagactggggatcgtggtttggtacacgatcactGGGactggagatacgtgtccactttcccatgattatgagatcgtgggtcttcccgTTGTCTTCTCTGGATCATGGTCGATGATGAACAATTGAGACCTTCGAGATGAGACTTAGGTTCTAAGCCCGATGACTCTTTAGAGCGTGAgtgctaggcatgttgatctTTTGGGTACTAGGcatcccatgattatgagatcatgggtctttccgttgtcttctctggatcgtggtagatgatgcacgattgagaccttcgagaaaatgctaagtcttggttggtctatgagacttaggtggtaggcccgatgaccctttaaagcttgggtgctaggcttgttgatcttctgggtgctaggcctgttgatcctatcttgttgatttcagcttgaacgagcgtAAACTTTATCCAACGGAGTGTTTTTGGGagtttaggtcgaccaccctattaggaatagggtgggccgaccactcCTAGGGGTTGGggccaggtcgaccacccctagggggttagGGCAAGGTCGACTTCCCCATAGGTCTTCGACCTATCCATCTTTGTTCGTCGGTCTTTTTCaatattttgtcattttttgCATGAGTTGTGATGTAACGTGTCATTTTCTTATTCGTCACGCCacctcttgaattttgagggataacaataTTAATATAATCAGTAAAAAATTagtattatattattatcataataatattttataatatttgaatttatattaatataatttttaaatatctatcatgtattatatattattataataatattttataatattttattttaatttgaatttaaatttatattaatataattattaaatatgtagtcttatattaaatacaattttaatagtggtattttataatatttgaatttatattaatataattaataaatatatatttttaattaattttaaagataTCTTTCGTGAAATATTTAGATTCAAAGTATATCTTTGTAATTAAATAAGCGAAAATTACATGGCAGAggactttttaaaattttatttt
The Humulus lupulus chromosome 6, drHumLupu1.1, whole genome shotgun sequence DNA segment above includes these coding regions:
- the LOC133786114 gene encoding putative RING-H2 finger protein ATL21A; amino-acid sequence: MASYIFYSLLILSTVLPKERSASQDNDGCTEARCGENEPPIRFPFRLEGRQPPHCGFPGFDLSCTNSSQTMLELPNLRLKLLVTEINYQSQSLCTYNINPYSINKENLKFLNRLVSPFQFYYESSMLLKCSFNDTDNWMLGPPIPFLSDSGYFVYAVSIEYYTNFEYWDSIVLCSRMFNLPVPSAIFQPRETVDLSWSEPDCEYCEAEGKKCKLTTRLPYWNNETECFDETRKGGHRFKFPSVTAVILILW
- the LOC133783412 gene encoding rust resistance kinase Lr10-like, with translation MCAGFTMGSFIMVLGFLATFYVYHLEKKKRENGQKIEKFLEDYIALKPSRYTYADVKNITNNFKDKLGEGAYGTVFKGKLSNDIHVAVKILNSVSKGNGEEFINEVATIGQIHHVNVVRLVGYCADGFRRALVYEFLPNDSLEKYILKQRPTGNENYSLSLEKLFDIALGTAKGIEYLHQGCDKRILHFDIKPHNILLDHNFKPKIADFGLAKLCSKDQSIVSMTTARGTIGYIAPEVFSRNFGNVSYKADVYSFGMLLLEIVGGRKNDNMNEIYYPEWIFNLLNEGRDLRIYIDEVGDGMIAKKLAIIGLQCIQWHPIDRPTMKVVVQMLEGNEELSMPPNPFSTSDSSKTNTKMPKRFMTTLELETIAE